One Deinococcus sp. LM3 genomic region harbors:
- a CDS encoding RidA family protein: MKDIIQTPDAPAAIGPYSQAVSFGNLVITSGQIPLTPAGELVSGGVTEQTEQVIANLRAVLEAAGTDLDRVVKTTVFLADMNEFAAMNAVYESHFRAPYPARSTVQVARLPRDVRVEIEVIAERH; the protein is encoded by the coding sequence ATGAAAGACATCATCCAGACGCCGGACGCTCCCGCCGCCATCGGCCCGTACAGCCAGGCCGTCTCCTTCGGAAACCTGGTCATCACCAGCGGGCAGATTCCCCTGACGCCCGCCGGGGAACTCGTGAGTGGCGGCGTGACCGAGCAGACCGAGCAGGTCATCGCGAACCTCAGGGCCGTGCTGGAGGCCGCCGGCACCGACCTCGACCGCGTGGTCAAGACGACGGTGTTCCTGGCCGACATGAACGAATTCGCCGCCATGAACGCCGTGTACGAATCGCACTTCCGCGCGCCCTACCCGGCGCGCAGCACCGTGCAGGTGGCCCGCCTGCCGCGCGACGTGCGCGTGGAGATCGAGGTGATCGCCGAGCGGCACTGA
- a CDS encoding DUF99 family protein has product MFAHAIGFDDAPFAHGWRGDVPVIGTVYARTTLHGVVSGRVRRDGRNSTAELARLVNRSPDHLQLILLQGIALAGFNVVDLHALHAQTGRPVLVVARRDPDLPRLREALLTRVPGGRRKWSLIEAAGPMEPCGPVFVQRAGLTHAQAQEALRTFTVTGNVPEPLRAAHLIAGGVTRGHSAGQRA; this is encoded by the coding sequence GTGTTCGCTCACGCCATCGGTTTCGACGACGCTCCGTTCGCGCACGGCTGGCGGGGAGACGTGCCGGTCATCGGGACGGTGTACGCGCGCACGACCCTGCACGGCGTGGTCAGTGGGCGCGTGCGGCGCGATGGGCGCAACAGCACCGCCGAACTGGCCCGACTGGTGAACCGTTCGCCCGATCACCTGCAACTGATCCTGCTTCAGGGGATCGCGCTGGCGGGCTTCAACGTGGTCGACCTTCACGCGCTGCACGCGCAGACGGGAAGGCCGGTGCTGGTCGTGGCCCGGCGAGATCCGGACCTGCCGCGCCTCCGCGAGGCGCTACTGACCAGGGTGCCGGGCGGGCGGCGCAAGTGGTCGCTGATCGAGGCGGCCGGCCCGATGGAGCCGTGCGGGCCGGTGTTCGTGCAGCGCGCGGGCCTCACGCACGCCCAGGCGCAGGAGGCCCTGCGGACCTTCACGGTCACCGGGAACGTGCCCGAACCGCTGCGGGCCGCGCACCTGATCGCGGGCGGCGTCACGCGCGGGCACAGCGCCGGCCAGCGCGCCTGA
- a CDS encoding M3 family oligoendopeptidase produces the protein MTTTDSPSALSAVEAKLFVPADDSQWEAFAGRYRALLDAPLDAAGVPDWLTGWNAVGSAVTDVAARLSTHADLHTDRPDIQERYQTFVAQVLPQVERAEQALKEKLLAVPDFVPAPDFALNFRRMRDGAALYREANVTLGVTHEAQKNRYSVATGNQTVTLNGETLTIPQAKQRLDSPDRAAREAAWRALSDSNLGVADELDGVMLDLIGTRWQLARNADLPTFRDYQWRALDRVDYTPADCAAFHEAVRDEVVPLAARIVRGIADGLGLESVRPWDYNRNNLLDPQGRESLKPFRTGQELETLAEAAFESLDADLAARFRQMRGGLLDLESRPGKMTHAYCQYFPTRNEPFVLMNVVGTAEDVRVLFHEVGHAFHGFYSGDAQPLVWNRWSPIEFVEIPSMAMEFLTLDHLGHVFTPEELGRYREKQLQGVVAFLPWAAQMDAFQHWLYAEAPENVTIADLDARWLELDRTFHPFVNWEGLDERVRAKGWQYYHVFQVPFYYIEYAMCYLAAVGVWRGAQADPAGALARYRASLRLGSTVSVPDLYRAAGVEFRFDREHIRGLMAFIKTQLPG, from the coding sequence ATGACCACCACCGACAGTCCATCCGCCCTGAGTGCCGTCGAGGCCAAGCTATTCGTCCCGGCCGACGATTCCCAGTGGGAAGCGTTCGCCGGACGGTACCGGGCGCTGCTGGACGCCCCGCTGGACGCCGCCGGGGTGCCCGACTGGCTGACCGGGTGGAACGCGGTCGGCAGCGCGGTCACGGACGTCGCCGCGCGGCTGTCCACGCACGCCGACCTGCACACGGACCGCCCGGACATCCAGGAACGCTACCAGACGTTCGTGGCGCAGGTGCTGCCGCAGGTCGAGCGGGCCGAGCAGGCCCTGAAGGAGAAACTGCTGGCCGTGCCGGACTTCGTGCCCGCCCCGGACTTCGCGCTGAACTTCCGGCGGATGCGTGACGGCGCGGCGCTGTACCGCGAGGCGAACGTGACCCTGGGCGTCACGCACGAGGCGCAGAAGAACCGCTACTCGGTCGCGACCGGCAACCAGACGGTCACCCTGAACGGCGAGACGCTGACCATCCCGCAGGCCAAGCAGCGCCTGGACAGCCCGGACCGCGCGGCGCGCGAGGCGGCGTGGCGCGCCCTGAGCGACAGCAACCTGGGCGTGGCCGACGAACTGGACGGCGTGATGCTGGACCTGATCGGCACGCGCTGGCAGCTGGCCCGTAACGCCGACCTGCCCACCTTCCGTGACTACCAGTGGCGGGCGCTGGACCGCGTGGACTACACGCCCGCCGACTGCGCCGCCTTCCACGAGGCGGTGCGGGACGAGGTCGTGCCGCTGGCCGCGAGGATCGTGCGCGGCATTGCCGACGGGCTGGGCCTGGAGAGCGTGCGCCCCTGGGATTACAACCGCAACAACCTCCTCGACCCGCAGGGCCGCGAGTCCCTGAAACCCTTCCGCACCGGGCAGGAACTGGAGACGCTGGCCGAGGCGGCCTTCGAGAGCCTGGACGCCGACCTCGCCGCGCGCTTCCGGCAGATGCGCGGCGGCCTGCTGGACCTGGAATCCCGGCCCGGCAAGATGACGCACGCGTACTGCCAGTACTTCCCGACCCGCAACGAACCGTTCGTGCTGATGAACGTGGTCGGCACCGCCGAGGACGTGCGCGTGCTGTTCCACGAGGTCGGGCACGCCTTCCACGGTTTCTACAGCGGCGACGCGCAACCTCTCGTGTGGAACCGCTGGAGTCCCATCGAGTTCGTGGAGATTCCCAGCATGGCCATGGAATTCCTGACCCTGGACCACCTGGGGCACGTGTTCACGCCGGAAGAACTGGGCCGCTACCGCGAGAAGCAGCTGCAGGGTGTCGTGGCGTTCCTGCCGTGGGCGGCGCAGATGGACGCCTTCCAGCACTGGCTGTACGCCGAGGCGCCCGAGAACGTGACCATCGCCGACCTGGACGCCCGGTGGCTGGAACTGGACCGGACCTTCCACCCGTTCGTGAACTGGGAAGGGCTGGACGAGCGCGTGCGCGCCAAGGGCTGGCAGTACTACCACGTGTTCCAGGTGCCTTTCTACTACATCGAGTACGCCATGTGTTACCTCGCGGCGGTCGGCGTGTGGCGCGGCGCGCAGGCAGACCCGGCCGGAGCGCTCGCCCGCTACAGGGCCAGCCTGCGCCTGGGCAGCACCGTCAGCGTGCCGGACCTGTACCGCGCGGCCGGGGTGGAGTTCCGCTTCGACCGCGAACACATCCGGGGCCTGATGGCCTTCATCAAAACGCAACTGCCCGGCTGA
- a CDS encoding transposase has protein sequence MQVALRDWGDARITLALDTTLLFKRWCVICVSLLYRGRAVPLSWRVIRHGSSTVGNQEIYPVLASVQCLLVHLPQVEEVCIYADRGFLDHTLMDDFTTFRWRWMMRGKGPIHLFDQNGASLGQFQSQLSQHGQLVVRHGVYVTGQKYGPVNIAAVRPFGQRDPWFIVSNQPCNRRTFAEYHQRTQVEESFLDLKSGAFNLEDTRLDQAHQLEKLWCVLGMAYLMVLSEGTAVTEEGKRREVDPHWTRGLSYAQIGLRAIRQALTRRTPVLERLRLSQACDPEPSRRRRSPFGWNVVQGFS, from the coding sequence ATGCAGGTCGCACTGCGTGACTGGGGTGATGCCCGCATCACCCTCGCCCTGGACACCACTCTCCTGTTCAAACGCTGGTGCGTGATCTGCGTCTCCCTCCTCTACCGGGGGCGTGCCGTGCCGCTGTCCTGGCGTGTCATCCGTCATGGCAGTTCTACGGTGGGGAATCAGGAGATTTACCCTGTGCTGGCCAGTGTCCAGTGTCTGCTCGTTCACCTGCCACAGGTCGAAGAGGTCTGCATCTATGCAGACCGGGGCTTCCTGGATCACACGTTGATGGACGACTTCACCACCTTCAGATGGCGGTGGATGATGCGCGGCAAGGGTCCCATCCACCTCTTTGATCAGAACGGAGCGTCCTTGGGGCAATTTCAGTCACAGCTCAGCCAACACGGTCAGTTGGTCGTGCGGCATGGGGTGTACGTCACGGGGCAGAAGTACGGGCCCGTGAACATCGCGGCAGTGCGGCCCTTTGGGCAGCGTGATCCGTGGTTCATCGTGAGTAATCAGCCCTGCAACAGGCGAACATTTGCGGAGTATCACCAACGTACTCAGGTCGAGGAATCCTTCCTCGACCTGAAGAGCGGGGCATTCAACCTGGAGGATACACGCCTGGATCAGGCGCACCAACTGGAGAAACTCTGGTGCGTGCTGGGAATGGCGTACCTGATGGTCTTGAGCGAGGGAACTGCCGTCACGGAGGAGGGGAAACGACGGGAGGTCGATCCACACTGGACACGGGGCTTGAGTTATGCGCAGATAGGGTTGCGTGCCATTCGCCAGGCATTGACACGTCGAACGCCAGTCCTGGAGAGGCTGCGCCTCTCCCAGGCCTGTGATCCTGAACCGTCACGTCGTCGACGATCGCCATTCGGCTGGAACGTCGTTCAGGGTTTCTCATGA
- a CDS encoding stage 0 sporulation family protein, whose translation MFVLPVRFERSPRLHAMLSEEAHAVGTRVVVQGKRGPEVATVRGEAAPPEPQGRYGAVLRAATPDDLGRWEALHASGEDLKWLLRARARQKNLPVKVVAVEFTLDESLVTVSYSADERIELSGLIGEVRAHTRARVNFAAVGPREQAQMIGTLGACGRENCSSTHLQDFAPVSIRMARDQQLPLNPEKLSGPCGRLLCCLQFEHTQYLDLLKDLPRKNARVCHEASGACGKVTKLHPLAGTVDVFTDQGVLTDVPATELRRLTEAEIKALPDGGRGGRPGKPARDR comes from the coding sequence ATGTTTGTCCTGCCGGTCCGCTTCGAGCGCAGTCCACGCCTTCACGCCATGCTGAGTGAAGAGGCTCACGCGGTCGGTACGCGGGTCGTGGTGCAGGGCAAACGCGGCCCGGAGGTCGCCACCGTGCGCGGCGAGGCGGCCCCGCCTGAACCGCAGGGGCGGTACGGGGCGGTGCTGCGGGCCGCCACACCCGACGATCTGGGCCGCTGGGAGGCGCTGCACGCGTCCGGTGAGGACCTCAAGTGGCTGCTGCGCGCCCGCGCCCGCCAGAAGAACCTGCCGGTGAAGGTCGTGGCGGTCGAGTTCACGCTCGACGAGAGCCTCGTGACGGTCAGTTACAGCGCCGACGAACGCATCGAACTGTCCGGCCTGATCGGCGAGGTGCGCGCCCACACCCGCGCCCGCGTGAACTTCGCAGCGGTCGGGCCGCGCGAGCAGGCGCAGATGATCGGCACGCTGGGCGCCTGCGGGCGCGAGAACTGCTCCTCGACGCACCTGCAGGACTTCGCGCCGGTCAGTATCCGCATGGCCCGCGACCAGCAGCTCCCGCTGAACCCGGAGAAACTCTCGGGGCCGTGCGGGCGGCTGCTGTGCTGCCTGCAGTTCGAGCACACCCAGTACCTGGACCTGCTCAAGGACCTGCCGCGCAAGAACGCCCGCGTGTGCCACGAGGCGAGCGGCGCGTGCGGGAAGGTCACGAAACTGCACCCGCTGGCCGGCACGGTGGACGTGTTCACCGATCAGGGCGTCCTGACGGACGTGCCCGCCACCGAGCTGCGCCGCCTGACCGAGGCCGAGATCAAGGCCCTGCCGGACGGCGGGCGCGGCGGGCGTCCGGGTAAACCGGCCCGCGACCGGTAA
- a CDS encoding DUF4384 domain-containing protein: MKSTLTALLALGTVAQISTASAAPKISAQSIIVNPTTPDLNVSVRVNKDTTGAQNPAYRIDEKISISTTVNRDAYVYLFNVNPDGSVDQVLPNRLSGANFVKANTTTTFPAADANFTYTVGGPIGQNKVLALASLTPLNLDQISSFKTAQDQFATVTAKGQDGLAQALSIVVTPLPQNSWVSDTAFYTVAAQNPVTTGSLFVGTNVSGATVTLNGQRLGGANVTYSNLRAGTYPVRVQAPGYSDYTTTVTIRAGGTTNVNVEFAQAFTPAPAPVSTGNNVLDFIGTLLGAITNNQMQDPARSAYDRKVSDLQGQGYALQQTRQTNTGFVGTLVKGGSTVTLTVDRGANRTVRVNVSETTTYRY, from the coding sequence ATGAAAAGCACCCTGACCGCCCTGCTCGCCCTCGGTACCGTCGCCCAGATCAGCACCGCCTCCGCCGCGCCGAAGATCAGCGCGCAGAGCATCATCGTGAACCCCACCACGCCCGACCTGAATGTCAGCGTCCGCGTGAACAAGGACACCACCGGCGCGCAGAACCCCGCGTACCGCATCGACGAGAAGATCAGCATCAGCACCACCGTCAACCGGGATGCGTACGTGTACCTGTTCAACGTCAACCCCGACGGCAGCGTCGATCAGGTCCTCCCCAACCGCCTGAGCGGCGCGAACTTCGTGAAGGCGAACACCACCACCACCTTCCCGGCCGCCGACGCGAACTTCACGTACACCGTGGGCGGCCCCATCGGGCAGAACAAGGTGCTGGCCCTCGCCAGTCTCACGCCGCTGAACCTCGACCAGATCAGCTCCTTCAAGACCGCGCAGGACCAGTTCGCCACCGTGACCGCCAAGGGCCAGGACGGGCTGGCGCAGGCCCTGAGCATCGTCGTCACCCCGCTCCCGCAGAACAGCTGGGTCAGCGACACGGCCTTCTACACGGTCGCCGCGCAGAACCCCGTCACGACCGGCAGCCTGTTCGTCGGCACGAACGTCTCGGGCGCCACCGTCACCCTGAACGGCCAGCGGCTGGGCGGCGCGAACGTGACCTACAGCAACCTGCGCGCCGGCACGTACCCCGTCCGTGTCCAGGCCCCCGGGTACAGTGACTACACCACCACCGTCACCATCCGTGCGGGCGGCACCACCAACGTGAACGTGGAATTCGCCCAGGCCTTCACGCCCGCCCCGGCCCCCGTCAGCACGGGCAACAACGTGCTGGACTTCATCGGCACGCTGCTGGGCGCCATCACCAACAACCAGATGCAGGACCCCGCCCGCAGCGCCTACGACCGCAAGGTCAGCGACCTGCAGGGCCAGGGCTACGCGCTCCAGCAGACCCGCCAGACGAACACCGGCTTCGTGGGCACGCTCGTCAAGGGCGGCAGCACCGTCACCCTGACCGTGGACCGTGGCGCGAACCGCACAGTGCGCGTGAACGTCAGCGAGACCACCACCTACCGCTACTGA
- a CDS encoding protein phosphatase 2C domain-containing protein — protein sequence MRANATPSLTAGLLTDVGRQRQGGVNQDAALALDLPTGGLYAVADGMGGHAAGELAANLALDALSQQYLDGRGTPPARLAEAVQCANVAVLRHAVGEYVGMGTTLLAALIDRGAALIAHVGDSRAYLLRGGELHRLTEDHSWVAEQVRLGHMTEAEARDHQWRSVVSNALGGEERVRLELFGLPLRAGDRLLLCSDGLSSVVTDQELLLLLSRPMEPEATARILVNAANDGGGPDNITALIIDVHRDSPAPRYPLPVRREDGPTYVDVLLSTQRGSSLLTYLLLMVAYFTLLGIMLVPERRMLIGLLGTATLLGLLVWQRTQVTRRTLNVLKSPSAALDPAPPAPDSPLSSSRH from the coding sequence ATGCGCGCCAATGCGACGCCCTCTCTCACTGCCGGTCTGCTGACGGACGTGGGTCGTCAGCGTCAGGGCGGTGTGAACCAGGACGCGGCGCTGGCGCTGGACCTCCCGACCGGCGGGCTGTACGCGGTCGCGGACGGCATGGGCGGCCACGCGGCCGGGGAACTCGCGGCGAACCTCGCGCTTGACGCCCTGAGCCAGCAGTACCTCGACGGGCGCGGCACCCCCCCGGCGCGACTGGCCGAGGCGGTGCAGTGTGCGAACGTGGCCGTGCTGCGCCACGCGGTCGGCGAGTACGTCGGAATGGGCACCACGCTGCTGGCCGCGCTGATCGACCGGGGCGCGGCGCTGATCGCGCACGTCGGGGATTCGCGGGCGTACCTGCTGCGCGGCGGCGAACTGCACCGCCTGACCGAGGATCACTCCTGGGTGGCCGAGCAGGTCCGGCTGGGGCACATGACCGAGGCCGAGGCGCGCGACCATCAGTGGCGCAGCGTGGTCAGCAACGCGCTGGGCGGCGAGGAACGTGTGCGGCTGGAGCTGTTCGGGCTGCCGCTGCGCGCCGGGGACCGCCTGCTGCTGTGCAGTGACGGTCTGAGCAGCGTGGTGACCGATCAGGAGCTGCTGCTGCTGCTGTCGCGGCCCATGGAGCCCGAGGCGACGGCCCGCATCCTGGTGAACGCCGCGAACGACGGGGGCGGCCCCGACAACATCACGGCGCTGATCATCGACGTGCACCGCGACAGTCCCGCGCCCCGCTACCCCCTGCCCGTCCGGCGCGAGGACGGCCCCACCTACGTGGACGTGCTGCTCAGCACACAGCGGGGCAGCAGCCTGCTCACGTACCTGCTGCTGATGGTCGCGTACTTCACGCTGCTGGGCATCATGCTGGTCCCGGAACGCCGGATGCTGATCGGGCTGCTGGGCACCGCCACCCTGCTCGGCCTGCTGGTGTGGCAGCGCACCCAGGTCACGCGGCGCACCCTGAACGTCCTGAAAAGTCCCAGCGCCGCCCTGGACCCCGCGCCGCCCGCCCCGGACAGCCCCCTCAGCAGCTCGCGGCACTGA